One window from the genome of Aricia agestis chromosome 22, ilAriAges1.1, whole genome shotgun sequence encodes:
- the LOC121738088 gene encoding zinc finger protein 26-like, with the protein MEVMNESIDLKLEPDVIDTRQDPTSFLPDEPMSYEIKPKKKKKKKKQVDPFKDIEEKVKLPTPTVYEPVSDDLLTECVPATEVVLPTETGYEPGIAIKVENIEVEVDYNDFANDSMPEDPQGEENEQVEVKLEQQNDGLHPIFDQILGNTKKMIEENTSAENFVCDICHLVFRMERTLRVHQRRKHKLFKKAFKHSCDDCGMSYEVKNSLIAHIRRKHGPNAEKDDNEEQTCDLCALVFKGVTRLRMHMRRKHGSFEDSFEHACKYCGLTYDKYRSLTVHIKRKHSKVKKPENQWFSCPFCPKVYTKRETYARHVQRHHTINESNNQDLLLNAIVDENTGEFTCTECRLVFSTLNSLKLHMRRKHNAFKENFRLKCKICGLSYDKKESLKRHIRRKHDQGAYCEVCNKQFVNREQYLNHSHERPMVNQCHLCNFIFASQGGLAKHLRCTHNLQSPKKFFCSTCNEGFYDKRQLKPHFLKVHLKASYTCRYCNKIFKARESFKRHVRYQHPVKEECSLNGQKCEQCSEVFVDELELCRHVNLAHCKGDDNLAKAQVKTEEMEKQVHQCPKCSESFEIFEDLRAHYNKSHQIVEETQCQMCGEMVLSNELQKHIKASHDEMLTCQYCDYETNNKTSMTQHLLRHKNAKTLTCDFPNCKYNSYYESAMKKHKAKHSEQGVKFQCTQCPFQTMNKYILRYHEEAHVTGKKRYMCDQCDYATILPANLVQHKYKHSPEKRFRCEFCPFATKYNTSLRFHVKKKHCDLPN; encoded by the exons atgGAGGTGATGAATGAAAGTATTGATTTAAAACTGGAGCCGGATGTAATTGACACAAGACAGGATCCGACATCGTTTCTGCCAGATGAACCCATGTCTTATGAAATAAAAcccaaaaagaagaagaaaaagaagaaacaAGTGGATCCCTTCAAAGATATTGAGGAGAAAGTCAAGTTGCCAACTCCGACGGTGTACGAGCCAGTCAGTGATGATTTGTTGACAGAATGCGTGCCAGCAACTGAGGTAGTTTTACCCACGGAAACGGGTTATGAGCCAGGCATTGCGATTAAAGTTGAGAATATAGAAGTTGAAGTCGATTATAATGAC TTTGCTAATGATTCTATGCCGGAAGATCCACAAGGTGAAGAAAACGAACAGGTGGAAGTAAAATTAGAGCAACAAAACGATGGACTACATCCAATCTTTGATCAGATTCTAGGAAATACAAAAAAGATGATTGAGGAAAATACCTCAGCAGAGAATTTTGTATGTGACATATGCCACTTGGTCTTCCGAATGGAAAGAACATTGAGAGTGCATCAACGAAGGAAgcataaattgtttaaaaaagcATTCAAACATTCCTGTGATGATTGTGGCATGTCCTATGAAGTTAAAAACAGTTTAATCGCTCATATTAGAAGAAAACATGGTCCCAACGCAGAAAAAGATGATAATGAAGAACAGACATGTGATCTTTGTGCTCTAGTCTTCAAAGGAGTAACTAGACTCCGTATGCATATGCGCAGAAAGCATGGCTCATTCGAAGACTCGTTTGAACATGCATGCAAATATTGTGGTCTAACTTATGATAAATATAGAAGTCTGACTGTGCATATAAAACGGAAACATTCCAAAGTTAAAAAACCTGAAAACCAATGGTTCAGCTGTCCATTCTGCCCGAAAGTTTATACTAAACGTGAGACGTACGCGAGGCATGTGCAGAGACATCATACGATTAATGAGAGTAATAATCAGGATTTACTGTTAAACGCTATAGTAGATGAAAATACTGGAGAATTCACTTGTACAGAATGTAGATTAGTCTTCTCTACCTTAAACTCCCTAAAATTACACATGAGGCGAAAACACAATGCGTTTAAGGAGAACTTCAGACTCAAATGTAAGATTTGTGGCCTCTCTTATGATAAAAAGGAAAGTTTGAAACGTCATATACGTAGGAAACATGATCAGGGCGCTTATTGTGAAGTCTGCAATAAGCAATTTGTTAATAGAGAACAGTATTTGAACCATTCGCACGAGAGACCAATGGTTAACCAGTGTCATCTATGCAATTTTATATTCGCCTCTCAAGGGGGGCTAGCTAAGCACTTGCGTTGTACCCACAATTTGCAATCGCCGAAGAAGTTCTTCTGTAGTACATGCAATGAAGGGTTCTATGATAAGAGGCAGCTAAAGCCACACTTCTTGAAGGTGCATCTGAAAGCATCCTACACTTGTCGCTATTGCAATAAGATATTCAAAGCGAGGGAGAGCTTTAAACGACATGTGCGCTACCAACATCCAGTAAAAGAAGAATGTAGCCTAAACGGGCAAAAGTGCGAACAATGCTCGGAAGTATTTGTCGACGAGTTGGAGTTGTGTCGCCACGTCAACCTCGCACATTGCAAAGGTGATGATAATCTAGCAAAAGCACAGGTGAAAACTGAAGAAATGGAAAAACAGGTACACCAGTGCCCTAAGTGCTCTGAAAGTTTTGAAATTTTCGAAGATTTGAGagcacattataataaaagtcaTCAGATCGTGGAAGAGACTCAATGCCAGATGTGCGGTGAGATGGTCCTGTCAAATGAGCTCCAGAAGCATATCAAAGCGAGCCATGATGAAATGTTAACATGCCAGTACTGCGACTATGAGACAAATAATAAAACCAGTATGACCCAACATCTCCTACGGCATAAGAACGCTAAAACCCTAACTTGTGATTTTCCGAATTGCAAATACAATTCGTACTATGAGAGCGCTATGAAAAAGCATAAGGCTAAACACAGCGAGCAGGGTGTAAAATTCCAATGTACGCAATGTCCGTTCCAGACTATGAATAAATATATACTACGGTATCACGAGGAAGCACATGTTACGGGGAAAAAAAGATATATGTGTGACCAGTGCGACTACGCAACAATATTGCCAGCTAATCTGGTGCAACATAAGTACAAACATTCTCCGGAAAAGCGGTTTAGATGCGAGTTTTGTCCTTTTGCAACGAAGTATAATACCTCTTTACGTTTTCACGTTAAGAAAAAACATTGTGATCTCCCAAATTAG